The DNA segment TACAGCAGTAAAAAATCCTGCCATTACCATATTCAGAACCACTTTTCTTCCAAGTTCTTCTGCTATTCTCGTTGCTGGGATTCCAAAAAGTTTAACAGTTTCGGGAAGGTTTGAAACTGTTACGAGTTCTTCTTCAATCAGCATTGTACCCTTCGGAGCAATCTGGGGAG comes from the bacterium genome and includes:
- a CDS encoding 2-oxoacid:acceptor oxidoreductase family protein, whose protein sequence is PQIAPKGTMLIEEELVTVSNLPETVKLFGIPATRIAEELGRKVVLNMVMAGFFTAVTGLIKKEAMRKAVEDSVPPGTEELNLKAFDRGWEWGRGKWIGVGDKKTYHELHQ